Proteins from one Cryptomeria japonica chromosome 4, Sugi_1.0, whole genome shotgun sequence genomic window:
- the LOC131033137 gene encoding transcription factor IIIA — MVAEGDFEMAMEDELSDLGAEASTDDEMYELETEEGTDTTEEKTDESESEAKETAEDEMCGLFRTKPTRLKAHVMSHHGVKIGTSGKIDKLLEKKNPEDCKIFESEVKKCRKVENNGSMQRNIRRYCCQICGFIRSKRKRLIVHIMSDHGVEVDIAGEVDKFIEKKNPEDCEILESKLNKSRKAENNGSKPRDIRRYCCQICGLIRSRRKRLKGHIMLHHGVEIDTAEIDKLVEKKNPEDCEIPESEAKQSRKVETNGFKVRELRSYCCTLCGLVRSKRKLLQTHIILEHSGEMNTTGEMDKFIEKRRSEDDQRGYSCQICGVLRSKRKLLKLHMFSSHGPEALKSDNRFASKGPGKHSLCICNICGMSFAKLSHLQQHKISHSALRSFACPIDGCHCSYKRQDHLNRHLLKHEGELFVCPKENCKLQLSTLSNLKRHLNRHRERGNSWHSQSVKSKETTKKHICPDRFCDKAFKYPSKLAKHLEDVHSTKYTEIICCEPGCLKYFTNAEALKEHLRQAHNRICCEVCGSQQLKKQIKRHMRIHENKTCVKSIACPYERCLHSYTTKSNLRQHIKSVHLELKPFKCQFGGCGMTFAHKSARDRHEMSGTHCYVQGDFIEEDAAFQSRPRGGRKRKAFTTDSIFRKRVAGPDQSTVLENGLPFMDWLMSDNAE, encoded by the exons ATGGTCGCTGAAGGAGATTTTGAAATGGCCATGGAAGATGAGTTGAGTGATTTAGGAGCAGAGGCGAGCACAGATGATGAAATGTATGAATTGGAAACAGAAGAGGGAACCGACACAACGGAAGAGAAAACTGATGAATCTGAATCAGAAGCAAAGGAGACTGCCGAAGATGAAATGTGTGGACTTTTCAGGACCAAGCCTACCCGGCTGAAAGCCCATGTTATGTCGCATCATGGCGTAAAAATAGGCACATCAGGTAAAATAGATAAATTGTTAGAGAAGAAAAACCCAGAAGATTGCAAAATCTTTGAATCAGAAGTGAAAAAGTGCAGGAAAGTTGAAAATAATGGGTCGATGCAGAGGAATATAAGGCGCTACTGCTGTCAAATATGCGGATTCATCAGGTCCAAGCGCAAGCGGCTCATAGTCCACATTATGTCGGATCATGGCGTCGAAGTAGATATAGCAGGTGAAGTAGATAAATTCATAGAAAAGAAAAACCCAGAAGATTGCGAAATCCTTGAATCAAAATTGAATAAGAGCAGAAAAGCTGAAAACAATGGATCGAAACCGAGGGATATAAGACGCTACTGCTGTCAAATATGCGGACTCATCAGGTCCAGGCGTAAGCGGCTCAAAGGCCACATTATGTTGCATCATGGAGTAGAAATAGACACAGCAGAAATAGATAAATTGGTAGAAAAGAAAAATCCAGAAGATTGCGAAATCCCTGAATCAGAAGCAAAACAAAGCAGAAAAGTTGAAACTAATGGATTCAAAGTGAGGGAATTGAGAAGTTATTGTTGTACGCTCTGTGGACTCGTCAGATCTAAACGTAAGCTGCTACAAACTCACATTATATTAGAGCACAGCGGAGAAATGAACACAACAGGCGAAATGGACAAATTTATAGAGAAAAGACGCTCAGAAGATGATCAGAGGGGCTACTCATGTCAAATATGTGGAGTTCTCAGATCGAAGCGCAAACTCCTCAAGTTACACATGTTCTCATCTCATGGC cCAGAAGCTCTGAAAAGCGACAATAGATTTGCTTCGAAAGGGCCGGGCAAACATTCACTATGCATCTGTAACATCTGCGGGATGTCATTCGCCAAGCTCTCGCACCTTCAGCAGCACAAGATATCGCACTCAGCCCTG AGATCATTTGCTTGCCCGATTGATGGTTGCCATTGCAGCTATAAGAGGCAAGACCATTTAAATCGTCACTTGCTAAAACATGAAGGGGAGCTGTTTGTGTGTCCCAAAGAGAACTGCAAATTGCAGTTGTCAACATTGTCCAATTTAAAACGCCATTTGAATCGGCACAGAGAGAGAGGCAATTCATGGCATAGCCAATCTGTTAAGTCCAAAGAGACTACAAAGAAACATATCTGCCCAGATCGTTTTTGTGACAAGGCTTTCAAATATCCTTCAAAATTGGCAAAGCACCTTGAGGATGTACATT CAACAAAATACACTGAGATAATTTGCTGTGAGCCTGGCTGTTTGAAGTACTTTACAAATGCAGAGGCCTTGAAAGAACATTTGCGGCAGGCCCACAATCGCATCTGTTGTGAAGTTTGTGGGAGTCAGCAGTTGAAAAAACAGATTAAGAGACATATGCGAATTCATGAAAATAAAACCTGTGTGAAGAGTATAGCATGCCCTTATGAAAGATGTCTGCACAGCTATACTACA AAATCTAATCTTCGCCAGCACATCAAATCAGTACATCTTGAATTGAAACCATTCAAGTGTCAATTTGGAGGATGTGGAATGACTTTTGCTCATAAGTCTGCCAGGGATAGACATGAGATGTCTGGGACACATTGCTATGTCCAA GGAGATTTTATAGAGGAGGATGCAGCCTTTCAATCAAGACCACGTGGTGGCCGAAAGAGAAAAGCATTTACAACGGACTCCATCTTTAGGAAGAGAGTTGCAGGTCCAGATCAAAGCACTGTTCTTGAAAATGGATTGCCTTTCATGGATTGGTTAATGTCAGACAATGCTGAATGA